In one Mucilaginibacter sp. PAMB04168 genomic region, the following are encoded:
- a CDS encoding TonB-dependent receptor gives MKKLAPIQFKLILCLSLTVLFNVAQAQTGGKLSGKITDQKTGEALIGATLMVQGINKGTATNVNGEYSLTGVKAGTYSILIRYVGYQNKIISDVQIKATGVTPLNITLTSANSQQLQQVTVRATFRQESVNSLYAQQKNNAAITDGITSETIKRSPDKSASEVLRRVSGATVQDNKFVVVRGLGDRYNTALLDNTALPSTEPNRKAFSFDIVPSNLIDNLIINKTAMPNLPGDFAGGAVQIITRDIPQEDFTSINVGLGYNTNTTFKDFKSGYRNTTDYFGFDNGSHKLPGSFPSSTRVQSISTTNPEQSIAPLRSLNPNFNVYNTNAFLNQNYQVSLGRVKEVGKNGNKLGAIFAVTYRNSLQHDPNVINDFHVYTYNADRYKFSTNVGAIANFAYTFGKNKITFKNLYNKVFDDQYFARSGVDMTTGSADNRFTAFDLTEKSIYKGTLQGDHGLGNGSSKITWNASYSNVMNQQPDQRKTNYQLRDGIYIADVTSVGKQNARFFSDLNENIFAGDVNYSKPVKLFNQQATFKAGLVSQYRDRTFDVRFLGLLLNDNSPNASAVRQLPLNQIFSRSVINGGNFYLRELPNADERYTANAMTNAGYAMLDNKFGDKMRLVWGLRVEKFNLNLKTRNPSTPEVTLDNIDFLPSANFTYSLTQKANLRFSYSRTVARPELRELAPFGYYDYELLATITGNPSLKRSQIHNVDLRYEFYPSAGQIISISGFYKNFKNLIESGYYDVNSTPDFNFFNAQKANNYGVEFELRKTLDFIGPKFKHTTFYTNVAIIKSQVTDTRSFIADEGGKRPMIGQAPYVINGGLLQTAMDNKLSFNLLYNRVGERIYRARGFQFPAIYERSRDVVDAQIGYRVFKGKGEFKLNAGDILNQPTQFYYKNSTKQYNIERDGSIVSRFKSGSNYTLSYAYTF, from the coding sequence GTGAAAAAATTAGCCCCGATTCAATTTAAACTCATCCTTTGTTTATCATTAACCGTTTTATTCAATGTAGCCCAGGCCCAAACCGGGGGCAAGTTGAGTGGCAAAATCACCGACCAGAAAACTGGCGAAGCGCTTATTGGCGCTACCCTAATGGTACAAGGTATTAATAAAGGTACCGCCACTAATGTAAACGGCGAGTATAGCCTAACCGGCGTTAAAGCCGGCACATACAGTATCTTAATACGATATGTAGGTTATCAAAACAAGATCATTTCAGATGTACAAATTAAGGCTACTGGTGTTACACCATTAAATATTACGTTAACATCGGCTAATTCACAGCAGCTTCAGCAGGTTACGGTACGGGCCACGTTCCGTCAGGAATCGGTTAACTCTTTATACGCACAGCAAAAAAATAATGCGGCCATTACTGATGGTATAACTTCCGAAACAATTAAACGCTCGCCCGATAAAAGCGCATCTGAAGTTTTGCGTAGGGTAAGTGGTGCTACCGTTCAGGATAACAAGTTTGTGGTAGTGCGTGGCTTAGGCGACCGTTATAATACTGCTTTGTTGGATAACACTGCTCTGCCCAGCACCGAGCCTAACCGCAAAGCTTTTTCGTTTGATATTGTGCCATCAAACCTTATTGATAATTTAATCATTAACAAAACGGCTATGCCCAACTTGCCAGGCGATTTTGCAGGCGGCGCTGTGCAAATCATCACACGTGATATACCGCAGGAAGATTTCACATCAATAAATGTAGGTTTAGGTTACAATACCAACACCACCTTTAAAGATTTCAAAAGCGGTTACCGTAACACAACCGATTATTTTGGCTTTGACAATGGATCACATAAATTGCCCGGCAGCTTTCCTTCTTCAACTCGTGTACAATCCATAAGCACTACTAACCCCGAGCAAAGCATTGCGCCTTTACGTTCACTGAACCCAAATTTCAATGTTTACAACACCAATGCTTTTTTGAACCAAAACTATCAGGTTTCATTAGGTCGTGTAAAAGAGGTAGGCAAAAACGGCAATAAGTTAGGCGCTATTTTCGCAGTTACTTACCGCAACTCTTTGCAGCACGATCCTAACGTAATAAATGATTTTCACGTTTACACTTACAATGCCGATCGTTATAAGTTTTCAACTAACGTAGGAGCCATCGCCAACTTTGCCTACACCTTCGGTAAAAATAAAATCACATTTAAAAACCTTTATAATAAGGTTTTTGACGACCAATATTTTGCCCGATCAGGTGTTGATATGACCACGGGCAGCGCCGACAATCGCTTTACCGCTTTTGACCTAACTGAAAAAAGTATATACAAAGGTACACTGCAAGGCGATCATGGCTTGGGTAATGGCAGTTCTAAAATTACCTGGAATGCCAGCTATAGCAATGTAATGAACCAACAGCCTGATCAGCGTAAAACAAACTATCAGTTACGGGACGGTATTTATATAGCCGACGTCACCTCAGTAGGCAAGCAAAATGCTCGCTTTTTTTCAGACCTGAACGAAAATATATTTGCCGGAGATGTCAACTACAGCAAACCCGTTAAGCTTTTTAACCAGCAGGCAACCTTTAAAGCTGGTTTGGTTTCGCAATACCGCGACAGAACTTTTGACGTGCGCTTTTTAGGATTATTATTAAATGATAATTCGCCTAATGCATCGGCTGTACGCCAGCTGCCTTTAAATCAAATTTTCAGTCGCTCGGTTATAAATGGCGGTAATTTCTACCTGCGCGAGCTGCCAAATGCTGATGAACGCTATACAGCTAATGCCATGACTAATGCCGGTTATGCAATGTTGGATAACAAATTTGGCGATAAAATGCGTTTGGTTTGGGGTTTACGCGTTGAAAAATTTAATCTTAATCTGAAGACTCGTAACCCATCTACGCCAGAAGTAACTTTAGATAACATTGACTTTTTACCATCTGCTAACTTTACTTACAGCTTAACGCAAAAAGCTAACCTCAGATTTTCTTATTCACGCACAGTTGCCCGGCCCGAGTTAAGAGAACTGGCACCATTTGGTTATTATGATTATGAGTTGCTGGCTACTATTACTGGTAACCCAAGCTTAAAGCGTTCGCAAATTCATAATGTTGATTTACGCTATGAGTTTTACCCATCGGCCGGTCAAATTATATCTATATCTGGTTTCTATAAAAACTTTAAAAACCTGATTGAATCTGGTTACTATGATGTGAACAGTACACCCGATTTTAACTTCTTTAACGCACAAAAAGCAAATAATTACGGCGTTGAGTTTGAGTTGCGCAAAACGCTCGATTTTATCGGTCCTAAGTTTAAGCATACCACCTTTTATACCAACGTAGCCATTATTAAATCGCAGGTAACTGATACGCGCTCGTTTATTGCCGATGAAGGTGGCAAACGCCCAATGATAGGCCAGGCACCTTATGTAATTAACGGAGGCCTGTTACAAACCGCCATGGATAATAAGTTAAGCTTTAATTTATTGTATAACCGCGTTGGTGAGCGCATTTACCGTGCACGTGGCTTCCAGTTCCCGGCTATTTACGAGCGTTCACGCGATGTAGTAGATGCACAAATAGGCTACCGGGTATTTAAAGGCAAGGGCGAGTTTAAACTGAATGCCGGGGACATCCTTAACCAGCCAACACAGTTCTATTACAAAAACAGCACTAAGCAGTATAACATTGAGCGCGACGGTTCAATAGTTAGCCGCTTTAAGTCAGGTAGTAACTATACACTGTCATACGCTTACACTTTCTAA
- a CDS encoding glycosyltransferase family 2 protein, which yields MPEVSVIIPNYNHERFLDQRITSVLNQTFQNFELIILDDCSTDKSKEVIERYRDNDKVSHIIFNEKNSGTTFKQWQKGISLAKGNYIWVAESDDWCAPVFLATAIDTLKSDPNLALFFSASNQVDEHDKVLSNLLWWTSDLPRYNWEADFVTSGDELIETCLLKKNVIVNASAVVFRKSYLQESAFKLIERLKKSGDWLFWILLIKSNKVAYNALALNYFREHTNSTRNYASAESRLTKMVEEYYVISMLYDVMQKPELLLYVKNAYNRLFLRTSIKDYQVLARLFKELLNKKMSFSNFLCKRYTMKATGRLNKVFK from the coding sequence ATGCCTGAAGTTTCTGTCATTATCCCGAATTATAACCACGAGCGTTTTCTTGACCAGCGAATCACTTCTGTTTTAAATCAAACGTTTCAGAACTTTGAATTGATTATTTTAGATGATTGTTCAACTGACAAGAGCAAGGAGGTAATAGAAAGATACCGGGATAATGATAAGGTAAGTCACATAATTTTCAACGAAAAGAATAGCGGCACTACTTTTAAACAATGGCAAAAAGGTATATCCCTTGCTAAGGGAAATTATATATGGGTAGCAGAAAGTGATGACTGGTGTGCCCCGGTTTTTCTAGCTACAGCTATTGATACCCTAAAAAGCGACCCAAACTTGGCTTTATTCTTTTCCGCTTCAAACCAGGTTGATGAACATGATAAAGTGCTTAGCAATTTATTGTGGTGGACAAGTGACTTGCCACGATATAATTGGGAAGCTGATTTTGTAACAAGCGGAGATGAGTTGATTGAAACCTGTTTGCTAAAAAAAAATGTAATAGTAAACGCTAGCGCAGTTGTTTTTAGAAAATCCTATTTACAAGAAAGTGCTTTCAAACTAATCGAAAGGCTAAAAAAGTCAGGGGATTGGTTGTTTTGGATATTGCTTATTAAAAGTAACAAAGTTGCGTATAATGCCCTTGCGCTAAATTATTTCCGAGAACATACAAATTCGACGAGAAACTATGCTAGTGCGGAAAGTAGGCTGACCAAAATGGTCGAGGAGTATTACGTAATATCAATGTTATATGATGTTATGCAAAAGCCCGAGCTTTTGTTGTATGTAAAAAATGCATATAACAGGCTATTTCTTCGTACATCTATTAAGGATTACCAGGTATTAGCAAGGCTATTTAAGGAGTTACTTAATAAGAAAATGTCTTTTTCTAATTTTTTATGCAAGCGTTATACCATGAAAGCTACTGGTCGACTAAATAAAGTTTTTAAATAA
- a CDS encoding glycosyltransferase family 4 protein, with protein sequence MKIAVASLGDPYSVKTWSGTPAHIIHALEKRGHSISAITLITPAEPWYYNWLRRFYHRFQGKWFMSAVEKTTLQAIARQFDAEVARIKPDVVLCIHADFLAYTTFQQPAISIHDTTFASLVGYYRDFSNLAGRSIRAGNDMYQKALNRATAAVFSAGWASESALKDYNVEASKIHTIPLGANLKEAPVAHAVHAWIGSRAQSATCKLLFLGVAWERKGGPDALRFVVHLNKLGVKAQLLIVGCTPNIAAEFEPYVKQIGFLRKNIPEQAERLRQLLATSSALMLPSVAECYGCVFCEANAYGLPSLGRHTGGITEIIKEGVNGLMLGESESPEAFAERWAKIWNNRETYVELSKSSLNEFETRLNYDAFSAKLEDVIKLVM encoded by the coding sequence ATGAAGATTGCTGTTGCTAGCTTAGGTGACCCTTATTCTGTAAAGACCTGGTCAGGTACTCCTGCACATATTATACATGCCTTAGAAAAACGAGGGCATAGCATCTCAGCAATTACTTTAATAACACCAGCCGAGCCTTGGTATTACAATTGGTTGCGCCGTTTTTATCACCGCTTTCAAGGCAAGTGGTTTATGTCTGCTGTCGAAAAAACAACGCTTCAAGCCATTGCCCGTCAGTTTGATGCAGAAGTGGCCCGTATTAAACCCGATGTTGTACTTTGCATTCATGCTGATTTTTTAGCTTATACAACCTTTCAACAACCAGCCATATCGATTCACGATACTACTTTTGCAAGCTTAGTAGGCTACTACCGCGATTTTAGCAATTTAGCTGGGCGAAGTATTAGGGCTGGTAATGATATGTATCAAAAGGCCTTAAACAGAGCCACTGCAGCAGTTTTTTCTGCGGGTTGGGCTTCTGAAAGTGCTTTAAAAGATTACAATGTTGAAGCATCCAAAATTCATACTATACCCTTAGGTGCTAATTTAAAAGAAGCGCCTGTTGCACACGCTGTACATGCATGGATAGGCAGTCGTGCCCAAAGCGCCACCTGTAAGCTTTTATTTTTAGGCGTTGCCTGGGAACGTAAGGGTGGTCCAGACGCGCTGCGGTTTGTGGTTCATCTAAATAAACTGGGTGTAAAAGCGCAACTGCTTATTGTTGGCTGCACTCCTAATATTGCAGCAGAGTTTGAACCTTACGTAAAACAGATTGGCTTTTTGCGGAAGAATATACCGGAACAGGCGGAGCGCTTAAGGCAGTTGTTGGCAACATCCTCAGCGCTAATGTTGCCATCGGTAGCCGAGTGTTATGGATGTGTGTTTTGCGAGGCGAATGCTTATGGATTACCCTCCTTAGGTCGGCACACAGGTGGAATAACGGAAATTATAAAAGAAGGTGTCAATGGTTTGATGTTAGGCGAGTCGGAGTCGCCGGAAGCATTTGCAGAGCGGTGGGCAAAGATTTGGAATAACAGGGAAACTTATGTGGAGCTCTCTAAGTCCTCGTTAAATGAGTTTGAAACCAGGTTAAATTACGATGCATTTAGCGCCAAACTCGAGGACGTTATTAAGTTAGTGATGTAA
- a CDS encoding glycosyltransferase family 8 protein, whose protein sequence is MQKELNVFFTIDENYIQHFTVALTSLLENNKDLVINVYLINDIADFSPFNYVLQYFQKKYQTSINLISIDGALFDQYTISRHVSKATYFRLLLADILPDHINSGLFLDSDLIVTNSLKELADTDLKDNYLMASHDFNLSDSIAWMNEIGFPTKKYFNAGVLLINLKKWREDNVSDKLMDIAQKFMGKLRWWDQDVLNIFFRNKWERFDEKFNSMNLTSKLLVTPTIIHYATGGKPWHYFNNHPYKKLYWKYIKLTPFKNAKPKDFSYTNVLRKNYRLLKKRFNIHA, encoded by the coding sequence ATGCAAAAGGAGCTCAACGTTTTTTTTACCATAGATGAAAATTATATTCAGCACTTTACCGTTGCTCTGACATCTTTATTAGAAAACAATAAGGACTTAGTAATCAATGTATATTTAATAAATGATATTGCTGACTTTAGTCCATTCAATTATGTGCTTCAATATTTTCAGAAAAAATATCAAACATCAATCAACCTAATAAGTATTGATGGAGCACTGTTTGATCAGTATACAATTTCACGTCATGTTTCAAAGGCTACCTACTTTAGGTTATTATTGGCTGATATATTACCTGACCATATAAACTCAGGATTGTTTTTAGACTCAGATCTGATTGTCACAAATAGCTTAAAAGAGTTGGCCGATACTGACCTAAAAGATAATTATCTCATGGCTTCTCATGATTTTAATCTTTCAGACAGCATTGCATGGATGAACGAAATTGGCTTCCCTACAAAGAAATATTTTAACGCAGGTGTTTTATTAATTAATCTGAAGAAATGGCGTGAAGACAACGTGTCGGACAAATTAATGGATATAGCCCAAAAGTTTATGGGAAAACTGCGTTGGTGGGATCAGGACGTACTGAACATTTTCTTCCGTAATAAATGGGAGCGATTTGACGAAAAGTTCAATTCAATGAATTTAACATCAAAACTACTGGTTACACCAACTATAATCCATTACGCAACTGGCGGCAAACCGTGGCATTACTTCAATAATCACCCTTATAAAAAGCTTTACTGGAAATATATTAAACTTACGCCGTTTAAGAATGCTAAGCCTAAAGACTTTTCCTATACCAACGTTTTAAGGAAGAATTACAGGTTACTGAAAAAACGCTTTAATATTCACGCCTAA
- a CDS encoding GNAT family N-acyltransferase, with protein sequence MKIITTDEFAKATKLDRLKMPGLAALLMELMKINQVNDLFAQAQPKQGPEFVDAILQGCGVTVDFDESELKNLPADGAFIAIANHPYGGIEGMILLKILCMARPDAKLMANFLLKKIPNLSDYFVAVNPFENVEHSSSISGIKTTLELLREGTPIGIFPAGEVSTYKLDAKQVTDRMWHPVVGKLIAKAKVPVVPIYFHGNNGLLFNLLSLIHPTLRTAKLPSELFNKQGHTIKLRIGKPINVQDIPNYNNATQLLNFLRAKTYALGTGLENEKRLFNPRNLFKIKKDPKEIVAPTNSELMARELAPLRENYKVWTEKNYEVFIAPTALIPCIIREIGRLRELTFRAVGEGTNNSTDLDEYDIYYHHLFIWDTKTNMIVGAYRIGMGDEIFDSYGKKGFYTANLFKIKSQFSEVLQTSLELGRSWIRKEYQQKALPLFLLWKGILKFLIDNPRYRYLIGPVSISNTFSKFSKSLIVDYITRNHFDHEMAQYVKPRKKFKVDFASIDTDLLLAGEENFKKLDNLISEIETHNIKVPVLLRQYIALNAKIICFNIDPKFADCLDGFLVLDLQKVPQDVLDKIGRNL encoded by the coding sequence ATGAAGATTATAACCACCGATGAGTTTGCTAAAGCCACTAAGCTGGACAGGCTGAAAATGCCCGGCCTGGCGGCTTTGCTGATGGAGCTGATGAAGATTAACCAGGTTAACGATCTGTTTGCACAAGCGCAACCCAAACAAGGCCCCGAATTTGTGGATGCCATTTTACAGGGTTGCGGAGTTACTGTAGATTTTGATGAAAGTGAACTAAAGAACCTGCCTGCTGATGGCGCTTTTATTGCCATTGCCAACCACCCTTACGGCGGTATTGAAGGCATGATATTGCTGAAGATACTTTGTATGGCCAGGCCTGATGCTAAGCTCATGGCTAACTTTTTGCTCAAGAAGATCCCGAACCTGAGCGATTACTTTGTTGCCGTAAATCCTTTCGAGAACGTAGAACATTCATCAAGCATAAGTGGCATTAAAACTACACTGGAGCTGCTCAGGGAGGGTACGCCTATAGGCATATTTCCGGCCGGCGAGGTATCAACCTATAAGCTGGATGCCAAACAGGTTACCGACCGCATGTGGCACCCAGTAGTAGGTAAGCTAATAGCCAAAGCTAAAGTGCCGGTAGTGCCTATTTACTTTCATGGCAATAATGGCCTGCTGTTTAACCTGCTTAGCCTTATACACCCAACGCTACGTACCGCTAAGCTGCCGTCAGAATTGTTTAACAAACAGGGCCATACCATTAAGCTGCGCATAGGCAAACCCATTAACGTACAGGATATACCTAATTATAATAATGCTACGCAGCTGCTCAATTTTTTACGAGCTAAAACTTATGCTTTAGGCACCGGACTCGAAAATGAGAAGCGCTTATTTAACCCGCGCAACCTGTTCAAGATAAAAAAAGATCCTAAAGAAATTGTAGCCCCAACGAACAGCGAACTCATGGCCCGGGAACTGGCCCCGCTGAGAGAAAATTACAAAGTTTGGACGGAGAAGAATTATGAGGTTTTTATAGCCCCAACAGCGCTCATACCCTGCATTATACGCGAGATTGGCCGTTTGCGCGAACTTACCTTCAGGGCAGTAGGCGAAGGCACCAATAACAGTACCGATTTGGACGAGTATGATATTTACTATCATCATTTATTTATCTGGGATACCAAAACCAATATGATTGTGGGTGCCTACCGCATTGGTATGGGTGATGAGATATTTGACAGTTACGGTAAAAAGGGCTTTTATACAGCCAACCTGTTTAAAATTAAATCGCAGTTTAGCGAAGTGCTGCAAACCAGTTTAGAGCTGGGCCGCTCGTGGATACGTAAGGAATACCAGCAAAAAGCTCTCCCCTTATTTTTACTATGGAAAGGGATCCTAAAGTTTTTGATTGATAATCCGCGTTATAGATACTTGATTGGCCCGGTTAGTATCAGTAATACTTTCTCAAAATTCTCTAAGTCGCTTATTGTTGATTACATCACCCGTAACCATTTTGATCACGAAATGGCGCAGTATGTAAAACCACGCAAAAAATTCAAAGTGGATTTTGCCAGCATTGACACCGATTTGCTGCTGGCCGGTGAGGAAAATTTTAAGAAACTGGACAACCTCATTTCGGAAATTGAAACGCACAACATTAAAGTACCAGTACTGCTGCGCCAATACATTGCTTTAAACGCTAAAATTATCTGCTTTAATATAGACCCTAAGTTTGCCGATTGCCTGGACGGCTTTTTGGTGCTTGATTTGCAAAAGGTACCTCAAGATGTGTTAGATAAAATAGGACGCAATTTGTAA